In Macadamia integrifolia cultivar HAES 741 chromosome 13, SCU_Mint_v3, whole genome shotgun sequence, one DNA window encodes the following:
- the LOC122059870 gene encoding receptor-like protein 7, whose product MGIYLPFARLLLFLSFFYFFFLLLLLLPQIQAAQESHICLHDQKSALLQFRHEFIITDNISFSSWEPETDCCSWEGVTCNVTTGYVIRLDLNSKLSGPIYSNSSLFGLHHLQRLNLAYNDFNLAPIPSGFDRLPSLTHLNLSKSNFYGQIPWEFSRLTRLVSLDLSSYFSYAKLERPNLKELIQNLTSLVELYLDGVDLSSPSPSPTQGSSDHWSQVLPQSLPNLRALSLSYCSLSGPIHPSFSQLVLLEELQLDGNYNLSLEAPNFLPLNFSHLKTLSLSYCGLYGEFPNSVFQLPNLRILDVSENSLLNGQLPDFPLNNSFQYISLYRTNFSGAIPDSIGNLRFLTTLRLGICNFSGSIPPSLTNLTQLTELDLSSNSFTGSVPMFNKDTVPNLTYLDLSYNLLDGTIHSSLFTLPSLLYLYLSNNQLTGRLDQLFHNSSLSSSSLVDMDLSGNKLNGQIPKSISQFSSLLSLYLGSNDFSGTVKLDDMFGNLENFLYLDLSNNLLSLEFGNTSSSFRPQFSQLDLGSCHIKEFPSFLRTQEQLEYLDLSNNTISGQVPNWIWKKQLLYLNLSYNSLNTLERPLLNFSSSPLSTLDLRNNKLQGSLPIPASYVTFFSISNNSFVGGIPESICKLSGLQVFDASHNNLSGSIPECLGNIDSLLVLDVQGNRFHGMPQNFTNASSLRTLKMNGNILEGQVPRSLANCTSLEVLDLGKNKMFGTFPFWKFSS is encoded by the coding sequence ATGGGAATTTATCTCCCCTTTGCTcgtcttctccttttcttgagcttcttctacttcttcttcctcctattACTGCTTTTGCCTCAGATCCAAGCAGCTCAAGAGAGCCATATTTGCCTACATGACCAGAAATCTGCTCTCTTGCAATTCCGGCATGAGTTCATCATCACAGACAACATTTCCTTCAGTTCATGGGAACCGGAAACAGATTGTTGCTCATGGGAGGGCGTCACATGTAACGTCACCACTGGTTATGTGATCCGTCTCGACTTGAATTCCAAGCTATCAGGACCTATCTATTCCAACAGCAGCCTCTTtggcctccatcatctccaaaggCTCAACCTTGCTTACAATGACTTCAATTTGGCTCCTATCCCATCTGGTTTTGATCGTCTTCCAAGCTTGACACATCTCAACCTCTCCAAGTCCAATTTCTACGGCCAGATACCCTGGGAATTCTCACGCCTAACAAGGTTGGTTTCTCTTGATCTCTCCAGCTACTTCTCTTATGCAAAACTGGAAAGACCAAACCTTAAGGAGTTGATCCAGAATCTGACATCTCTTGTGGAACTATACCTTGATGGTGTAGACCTCTCTAGTCCTAGTCCTAGTCCTACACAGGGAAGCAGCGATCATTGGTCTCAGGTCTTACCGCAATCACTTCCCAACCTCCGTGCATTGAGTTTGTCCTACTGTAGTCTTTCAGGTCCCATTCACCCTTCTTTCTCGCAGCTTGTATTGCTCGAGGAGCTCCAACTTGATGGAAACTATAATCTTTCTCTTGAAGCACCCAACTTCTTGCCCCTCAATTTCTCTCATTTGAAAACTCTTAGTCTCAGCTATTGTGGATTGTATGGAGAGTTCCCCAACAGTGTTTTTCAACTACCCAATCTTCGGATCCTTGATGTGTCAGAAAATTCTCTCCTCAATGGTCAATTGCCAGATTTTCCACTTAACAATTCCTTTCAGTACATATCGCTTTATCGGACAAACTTTTCAGGAGCGATTCCAGATTCTATTGGAAATCTTAGGTTTTTGACGACATTACGACTGGGTATTTGCAATTTCTCCGGATCTATCCCACCATCTCTAACCAATCTCACCCAATTAACTGAGCTAGACCTTTCCTCCAATAGTTTTACCGGTTCAGTCCCTATGTTTAATAAAGACACTGTTCCAAATCTTACATATTTGGACTTGTCTTACAATCTTCTTGACGGGACAATCCATTCTTCTCTATTTACACTCCCATCATTACTGTACTTATACCTCTCAAATAATCAGCTTACTGGTCGACTTGATCAGTTGTTTCATAATTCATctctttcatcatcatcattggtAGATATGGATTTGAGTGGAAACAAATTGAATGGACAAATACCAAAATCAATTTCTCAATTCTCAAGTCTTCTGTCCCTCTATCTGGGCTCCAACGATTTTAGTGGCACTGTAAAGCTGGACGACATGTTTGGGAACCTTGAGAACTTTTTGTATCTAGACCTGTCAAACAACCTATTGTCACTTGAATTTGGCAACACTAGTTCTTCTTTTCGTCCTCAATTTTCTCAATTGGATTTGGGATCTTGCCACATCAAAGAATTCCCCTCCTTCTTGAGAACTCAAGAGCAATTGGAGTATTTAGATCTTTCAAACAACACCATTTCTGGGCAAGTACCAAATTGGATATGGAAGAAACAGTTACTTTATTTGAATCTTTCATACAACTCTCTAAATACTTTGGAGCGACCACTACTAAATTTTTCCTCGAGTCCATTAAGTACTCTAGATCTCCGCAACAACAAGCTACAAGGGTCTCTCCCAATTCCCGCATCATATGTCACATTCTTCTCAATTTCAAATAATAGCTTTGTTGGAGGAATCCCTGAGTCAATATGCAAATTGAGTGGTCTACAAGTTTTTGATGCCTCCCACAACAACTTGAGTGGTTCAATTCCGGAATGTCTAGGTAACATTGACTCTCTCTTAGTATTGGATGTACAAGGGAATAGATTTCACGGAATGCCTCAAAAT
- the LOC122059871 gene encoding uncharacterized protein LOC122059871, translated as MVIPTTDTDDFSPSATLIISFHRPLPLLRGPIPAGLSDDPSKGPFVLAFRNPSSWKSAFQAGARIGCSISASNKCKPPWWRSLFGGATVDVAAREHCEELEMASCLAVSKESCHKLGKEKCLPPFRDARIALIDCKEV; from the exons ATGGTGATTCCAACAACTGATACTGATGATTTCTCGCCTTCCGCAACTTTAATAATTTCTTTCCATCGTCCACTTCCTTTGCTAAGAGGACCCATACCAGCTGGTTTATCAGACGACCCATCGAAAGGACCTTTCGTTCTCGCTTTCAGAAACCCATCAAGCTGGAAGTCTGCTTTTCAA GCTGGAGCACGGATTGGGTGTTCTATTAGTGCTTCTAACAAGTGCAAGCCACCATGGTGGAGATCCTTGTTTGGAGGTGCTACTGTTGATGTCGCTGCACGTGAGCACTGTGAAGAGCTTGAGATGGCATCCTGTCTTGCTGTTTCTAAAGAATCCTGTCACAAGTTAGGAAAGGAGAAGTGCTTACCTCCTTTTCGGGATGCACGAATAGCATTGATTGATTGTaaagaagtttga
- the LOC122059873 gene encoding receptor-like protein 7, with amino-acid sequence MGIYLPFARLLLFLSFFYFFFLLLLLLPQIQAAQDSHICLHDQKSALLQFRHEFIITDNISFSSWEPQTDCCSWDGVTCNVTTGYVIGLDLNNSIGFSSDMISYKVSAPIYSNSSLFGLHHLQRLNLAYNDFNLAPIPSGFDRLPSLTHLNLSYSNFSGQIPWEFSRLTRLVSLDLSYFSDYAKLERPNLKELIQNLTSLVELYLDGVDLSSPSSSPTQGSSDHWSQVLPQSLPNLRALSLSYCSLSGPIHPSFSQLVFLEELRLDGNYNLSLEAPNFLPLNFSHLKTLSLSYCGLYGEFPNSVFQLPNLRILDVSGNSLLNGQLPDFPLNNSFQFISLYQTNFSGALPDSIGNLRFLTTLRLGNCNFSGSIPPSLTNLTQLTELDLWSNSFTGSVPMFNKDNVPNLAFLELSDNLLDGTIHSSLFTLPSLYRLFLSNIQLTGRLDQLFHNSSLSSSSSLVEMDLSGNKLNGQIPKSISQFSSLQSLYLSSNDFSGTVKLEDMFGNLENLSSLHLSNNNLLSLEFGNTSSSFRPQFYELGLGSCHIKEFPNFLRTQEQLEYLDLSNNQIQGQVPNWLWKGALGDVDLSYNGIVDLEPAFADHSNNDTSNNTTTPSTLYFYSLKLSSCNLRVFPEFLKNLNVENLDLSNNTISGQVPNWIWKEGLSYLNLSYNSLNTLELPLLLNLSSSPLSTLDLRNNKLQGSLPIPASSITFFSISNNSFVGGIPESICKLSGLQVFDASHNNLSGSIPECLGNIDTLSVLDVQGNRFHGMPPNFTNASSLRTLKMNGNILEGQVPRSLANCTSLEVLDLGKNKMFDTFPFLLGKLPMLRVLVLHSNRFYGPIKHPRTLDEFPMLQILDLSSNTFTGNFPIEYFGSLKAMMFKKGNKSEPQYIGESYYRDSVTIMNKGLEMELVRILTIYTALDLSNNRFQGEIPKVIGELTSLVVLNMSQNDLVGQIPSSIGNMAELESLDLSQNKLSGQIPRQLANLTFLAFLNLSQNHLEGPIPRGNQLETFSNTSYNANPGLCGFPLSRKCRATSDDMPPQGPQGERSTNDSKFDWKFMLMGYGCGMQDSFINSTNSWEPEKDCCSCGGVTCNFTTGYVIDLDLSGYVIGFHYSSYYVIDSKVSGPIYSDSSLFSLHHLQRLNLAFNDFKLTPFPSGFDQLPILTHLNLSHSNFPGQIPWEFSRLTRLVSLDLSTFNFDENYYFNICSRILKLEKPNLKALIQNLTSLVELYLNGVDLSSPSPKHGRSSHWSQVLPQSLPNLRALSLSGCRLSGPNHTSF; translated from the exons ATGGGAATTTATCTCCCCTTTGCTcgtcttctccttttcttgagcttcttctacttcttcttcctcctattACTGCTTTTGCCTCAGATCCAAGCAGCTCAAGACAGCCATATTTGCCTACATGACCAGAAATCTGCTCTCTTGCAATTCCGGCATGAGTTCATCATCACAGACAACATTTCCTTCAGTTCATGGGAACCACAAACAGATTGTTGCTCATGGGATGGCGTCACTTGCAACGTCACCACTGGTTACGTGATTGGTCTCGACTTGAATAATAGTATCGGTTTTAGCTCCGACATGATCAGTTACAAGGTTTCAGCACCTATCTATTCCAACAGCAGCCTCTTtggcctccatcatctccaaaggCTCAACCTTGCTTACAATGACTTCAATTTGGCTCCTATCCCATCTGGGTTTGATCGTCTTCCAAGCTTGACACATCTCAACCTCTCCTATTCCAATTTCTCTGGTCAGATACCCTGGGAATTCTCACGCCTAACAAGGTTAGTTTCTCTTGATCTCTCCTACTTCTCTGATTATGCAAAACTGGAAAGACCAAACCTTAAGGAGTTGATCCAGAATCTGACATCTCTTGTAGAACTATACCTTGATGGTGTAGACCTCTCTAGTCCTAGTTCTAGTCCTACACAGGGAAGCAGCGATCATTGGTCTCAGGTCTTACCGCAGTCACTTCCCAACCTCCGTGCATTGAGTTTGTCCTACTGTAGTCTTTCAGGTCCCATTCACCCTTCTTTCTCGCAGCTTGTATTCCTCGAGGAGCTCCGACTTGATGGAAACTATAATCTTTCTCTTGAAGCACCCAACTTCTTGCCCCTCAATTTCTCTCATTTGAAAACTCTTAGTCTAAGCTATTGTGGATTGTATGGAGAGTTCCCCAACAGTGTTTTTCAACTACCCAATCTTCGGATCCTTGATGTGTCAGGAAATTCTCTCCTAAATGGTCAATTGCCAGATTTTCCACTTAACAATTCTTTTCAGTTCATATCGCTCTATCAGACAAACTTTTCAGGAGCGCTTCCAGATTCTATTGGAAATCTTAGGTTTTTGACGACATTACGACTGGGTAATTGCAATTTCTCCGGATCTATCCCACCATCTCTAACCAATCTCACCCAACTAACTGAGCTAGACCTTTGGTCCAATAGTTTTACCGGTTCAGTCCCTATGTTTAATAAAGACAATGTTCCAAATCTTGCATTTTTGGAATTGTCTGACAATCTTCTTGACGGGACAATCCATTCTTCTCTATTTACACTCCCATCATTGTACAGattatttctttcaaatattCAGCTTACTGGTCGACTTGATCAGTTGTTTCATAATTCATctctttcatcatcatcatcattggtAGAGATGGATTTGAGTGGAAACAAATTGAATGGACAAATACCAAAATCAATTTCTCAATTCTCAAGTCTTCAGTCCCTCTATCTGAGCTCCAACGATTTTAGTGGCACTGTAAAGCTGGAGGACATGTTTGGGAACCTTGAGAACCTTTCGTCTCTTCACCTGTCAAACAACAACCTATTGTCACTTGAATTTGGCAACACTAGTTCTTCTTTTCGTCCTCAGTTTTACGAATTGGGTTTGGGATCTTGCCACATCAAAGAATTCCCCAACTTCTTGAGAACTCAAGAGCAATTGGAGTATTTAGATCTTTCAAACAACCAAATCCAAGGCCAAGTACCGAATTGGTTATGGAAGGGAGCTCTTGGTGATGTTGATCTTTCTTACAATGGAATAGTAGATTTGGAACCTGCTTTTGCGGATCATTCAAATAATGATACAAGCAACAATACTACTACTCCTTCCACTCTCTACTTTTATTCTTTGAAATTGAGTTCTTGCAATTTGAGAGTGTTCCCTGAATTTCTGAAGAACCTAAATGTTGAGAATCTTGACCTTTCAAACAACACCATTTCTGGGCAAGTACCAAATTGGATATGGAAGGAAGGTTTATCTTATTTGAATCTTTCATACAACTCTCTAAATACTTTGGAGCTACCACTACTCCTAAATTTGTCCTCAAGTCCATTAAGTACTCTAGATCTCCGCAACAACAAGCTACAAGGGTCTCTCCCAATTCCCGCATCAtctatcacattcttttcaaTTTCGAATAATAGCTTTGTTGGAGGAATCCCTGAGTCAATATGCAAATTGAGTGGTCTACAAGTTTTTGATGCCTCCCACAACAACTTGAGCGGTTCAATTCCGGAATGTCTAGGTAACATTGACACTCTCTCTGTATTGGATGTACAAGGGAATCGATTTCACGGAATGCCTCCAAATTTTACAAATGCTAGCAGCTTGAGGACACTCAAAATGAATGGAAATATTTTAGAAGGGCAAGTGCCTAGGTCATTGGCGAATTGCACATCACTAGAGGTTCTAGATCTTGGGAAGAACAAGATGTTTGATACCTTCCCGTTCTTGTTGGGGAAATTGCCTATGTTGCGAGTTCTTGTATTGCATTCCAACAGATTCTATGGTCCCATCAAACACCCTCGAACCCTTGATGAATTCCCGATGTTGCAAATTTTGGACCTCTCTTCCAATACATTTACAGGTAATTTTCCAATTGAATACTTTGGAAGCTTGAAGGCAATGATGTTTAAAAAAGGGAACAAGTCAGAACCACAATATATTGGAGAATCCTACTACAGAGACTCAGTGACAATCATGAACAAAGGTCTAGAAATGGAGCTAGTGAGGATCTTGACCATCTACACAGCTCTCGATCTATCCAACAATAGATTCCAGGGGGAGATTCCAAAAGTGATTGGAGAGCTTACATCTCTTGTGGTTCTAAACATGTCTCAAAATGACCTAGTAGGCCAAATCCCATCATCGATAGGAAACATGGCAGAGCTGGAGTCATTGGATCTCTCACAAAACAAGCTCTCAGGCCAGATCCCTCGACAACTCGCTAATCTtacctttcttgcattcttaaACCTCTCCCAAAATCATCTTGAGGGGCCTATACCACGAGGCAATCAATTGGAGACGTTTTCAAACACTTCTTACAATGCAAATCCAGGATTATGTGGTTTTCCCTTATCAAGGAAATGCAGAGCTACCAGTGATGATATGCCACCGCAAGGTCCACAAGGGGAGAGATCAACAAATGACTCCAAATTTGATTGGAAATTCATGTTGATGGGTTATGGATGCGGTATG CAAGATTCCTTTATTAATTCCACTAATTCATGGGAACCGGAAAAGGATTGTTGCTCATGCGGAGGCGTGACATGCAACTTCACCACTGGTTATGTCATCGATCTCGACTTGAGTGGTTATGTCATCGGTTTCCACTACAGTTCCTACTACGTGATCGATTCCAAGGTTTCAGGACCTATCTATTCCGACAGCAGCCTCTTCagcctccatcatctccaaaggCTCAATCTTGCTTTCAATGACTTCAAGCTCACTCCATTCCCGTCTGGATTTGATCAACTTCCAATTTTGACACATCTCAACCTCTCCCATTCCAATTTCCCCGGCCAGATACCCTGGGAATTCTCACGCCTAACAAGGTTGGTTTCTCTTGATCTCTCCACCTTCAACTTCGACGAGAACTACTACTTCAATATCTGTAGTCGTATTCTAAAACTGGAAAAACCAAACCTGAAGGCGTTGATCCAGAATCTAACATCTCTTGTGGAGCTATACCTTAATGGTGTAGACCTCTCTAGTCCTAGTCCTAAACATGGAAGAAGTAGTCATTGGTCTCAGGTCTTGCCGCAGTCTCTTCCCAACCTCCGTGCATTGAGTTTGTCTGGCTGTCGTCTTTCAGGTCCCAATCACACTTCTTTCTAG
- the LOC122058817 gene encoding uncharacterized protein LOC122058817 gives MAIPTTDTDDFSSSATLISFHRPLPLLRGPIPAGLSDDPSKGPFVLAFRDPSSWKSAFQVCESKVIEQCEAGARIGCSISASNKCKPPWWRFLFGGATVDVAAREQCEELEMASCLAVSKESCLKLGKEKCLPPFRDARIALIDCKGVSKFIFWASPITRRSMWSKSMGSSQPDSCLSLHCDLQVTNYRGSVLLESKTSSEESPGTSSLKQESLH, from the exons ATGGCGATTCCAACAACTGATACTGATGATTTCTCGTCTTCCGCAACTTTAATTTCTTTCCATCGTCCACTTCCTTTGCTAAGAGGACCCATACCAGCTGGTTTATCAGACGACCCATCGAAAGGGCCTTTCGTTCTGGCTTTCAGAGACCCATCAAGCTGGAAGTCTGCTTTTCAAGTTTGTGAATCTAAAGTCATTGAGCAGTGCGAG GCTGGAGCACGGATTGGGTGTTCTATTAGTGCTTCTAACAAGTGCAAACCACCATGGTGGAGATTCTTGTTTGGAGGTGCTACTGTTGATGTCGCTGCACGGGAGCAGTGTGAAGAGCTTGAGATGGCATCCTGTCTTGCTGTTTCTAAAGAATCCTGTCTCAAGTTAGGAAAGGAGAAGTGCTTACCTCCTTTTCGGGATGCACGAATAGCATTGATTGATTGTAAAGGAGTTTCAAAGTTTATTTTCTGGGCATCCCCAATAACAAGAAGAAGCATGTGGTCCAAGTCAATGGGGTCAAGCCAGCCAGATTCCTGCCTTTCACTGCATTGTGACCTTCAAGTGACTAACTATAGAGGAAGTGTTCTATTAGAATCTAAGACCAGCAGCGAAGAATCTCCAGGTACAAGCAGCCTCAAGCAGGAAAGCTTGCACTAA